The Lepisosteus oculatus isolate fLepOcu1 chromosome 4, fLepOcu1.hap2, whole genome shotgun sequence genome window below encodes:
- the irf1a gene encoding interferon regulatory factor 1a isoform X2 — protein MCPALPEASPLHCGQPVVAGTAADFLKQLDMHQGRLRLRPWLEEQIRSQTYPGVTWLDEAAGVFQIPWKHAARHGWNIDKDATLFRNWAMHTGRYKPGVDKPDPKTWKANFRCALNSLPDVKELHDKSIKKGNNAYRVYMMLPSIKAPKRRKGLREVHSDIKCEDSGLFSFLETPQSDSCCPPERFNGISKYMRDNNSVGVTGHSPSNFHNSYYPPLTMKTEPDERLNTLRISCPSSKNGNLENTLVEDEHTKAVLKIVDHLKTMEQWNDCSFNNKTSRQFTSPWMSFYNEGVGYSGNLMQADYQVCSGEHRPSFPDQLRPHSTMMFDQ, from the exons ATGTGCCCTG CTCTGCCTGAAGCCTCTCCGCTTCACTGTGGACAGCCTGTTGTTGCCGGGACAGCAGCTGATTTCCTGAAGCAGTTAGACATGCACCAAGGACGCCTACGCCTACGGCCCTGGCTGGAGGAGCAGATCCGATCCCAGACCTATCCTGGAGTCACCTGGCTTGATGAA GCAGCTGGAGTATTTCAGATTCCATGGAAACATGCAGCTCGTCATGGCTGGAATATAGATAAAGACGCCACTCTGTTCCGAAACTGGGCAATGCACACAG GGAGATACAAACCTGGCGTTGACAAGCCTGATCCGAAGACATGGAAAGCCAACTTCAGATGCGCGCTAAATTCCCTGCCCGACGTGAAGGAACTGCACGACAAGAGCATTAAGAAGGGGAACAATGCCTACAGAGTGTACATGATGCTCCCTTCCATTAAAGCTCCCAAACGGAGGAAAG GTCTGAGAGAAGTACACAGCGATATTAAATGTGAAGACAGTGGCCTGTTTTCCTTCTTAGAGACCCCTCAGTCAGACAGCTGCTGTCCCCCAGAGAGGTTTAACG GCATCTCAAAATACATGAGGGATAATAATAGTGTGGGAGTCACTGGACACAGCCCAAGCAACTTTCACAACAGCTACTATCCACCACTCACAATGAAGACAGAGCCTGACGAGCGCTTGAACACACTGAGAATTTCCTGTCCTTCCAGTAAAAACG GTAATCTAGAGAATACCTTAGTTGAAGATGAGCATACAAAGGCTGTACTGAAG aTAGTAGATCACCTGAAAACCATGGAGCAGTGGAATGATTGCTCTTTCAACAACAAAACCTCTAGACAATTCACCAGCCCCTGGATGAGTTTTTACA ATGAAGGGGTTGGCTACTCAGGAAATCTGATGCAGGCTGACTACCAGGTTTGCAGTGGGGAGCACAGACCTTCTTTTCCTGACCAGCTACGTCCACACTCCACCATGATGTTCGACCAGTAA
- the irf1a gene encoding interferon regulatory factor 1a isoform X1, translating to MCPALPEASPLHCGQPVVAGTAADFLKQLDMHQGRLRLRPWLEEQIRSQTYPGVTWLDEAAGVFQIPWKHAARHGWNIDKDATLFRNWAMHTGRYKPGVDKPDPKTWKANFRCALNSLPDVKELHDKSIKKGNNAYRVYMMLPSIKAPKRRKGLREVHSDIKCEDSGLFSFLETPQSDSCCPPERFNEGISKYMRDNNSVGVTGHSPSNFHNSYYPPLTMKTEPDERLNTLRISCPSSKNGNLENTLVEDEHTKAVLKIVDHLKTMEQWNDCSFNNKTSRQFTSPWMSFYNEGVGYSGNLMQADYQVCSGEHRPSFPDQLRPHSTMMFDQ from the exons ATGTGCCCTG CTCTGCCTGAAGCCTCTCCGCTTCACTGTGGACAGCCTGTTGTTGCCGGGACAGCAGCTGATTTCCTGAAGCAGTTAGACATGCACCAAGGACGCCTACGCCTACGGCCCTGGCTGGAGGAGCAGATCCGATCCCAGACCTATCCTGGAGTCACCTGGCTTGATGAA GCAGCTGGAGTATTTCAGATTCCATGGAAACATGCAGCTCGTCATGGCTGGAATATAGATAAAGACGCCACTCTGTTCCGAAACTGGGCAATGCACACAG GGAGATACAAACCTGGCGTTGACAAGCCTGATCCGAAGACATGGAAAGCCAACTTCAGATGCGCGCTAAATTCCCTGCCCGACGTGAAGGAACTGCACGACAAGAGCATTAAGAAGGGGAACAATGCCTACAGAGTGTACATGATGCTCCCTTCCATTAAAGCTCCCAAACGGAGGAAAG GTCTGAGAGAAGTACACAGCGATATTAAATGTGAAGACAGTGGCCTGTTTTCCTTCTTAGAGACCCCTCAGTCAGACAGCTGCTGTCCCCCAGAGAGGTTTAACG AAGGCATCTCAAAATACATGAGGGATAATAATAGTGTGGGAGTCACTGGACACAGCCCAAGCAACTTTCACAACAGCTACTATCCACCACTCACAATGAAGACAGAGCCTGACGAGCGCTTGAACACACTGAGAATTTCCTGTCCTTCCAGTAAAAACG GTAATCTAGAGAATACCTTAGTTGAAGATGAGCATACAAAGGCTGTACTGAAG aTAGTAGATCACCTGAAAACCATGGAGCAGTGGAATGATTGCTCTTTCAACAACAAAACCTCTAGACAATTCACCAGCCCCTGGATGAGTTTTTACA ATGAAGGGGTTGGCTACTCAGGAAATCTGATGCAGGCTGACTACCAGGTTTGCAGTGGGGAGCACAGACCTTCTTTTCCTGACCAGCTACGTCCACACTCCACCATGATGTTCGACCAGTAA